The window tattttaaattcaaattaaatattataaaattaatattcttgtattgtaatatttttaccactttatacacataatcatttattttttaacaatcatatattaaaatttaattatttaattaaatcacatatttgttaaaagtaattttttttaatttcaaattctaTGTAATGGAAGAATGGTTATTCTCTTCttgatttgttttcaaatttttgattaaaaaaaacattattccatatttataattcaagtttcaaattaatatgtgcacaaagtttaaaatttattttatcttaatttataataataattgtttaacattaatataatattatttagagaGAACTACTATTAATCTAGATTGGACAACAATAACCCATATTTGTAAAGTTGATATAGatgatcaataaaaaaaaataatagtaaatgaAACATTTTACTTCTAAATTACTCAGAGTATTTTAAACGATATatcaaagaaaaattattaaacaaaattaatataaatacaaatagcTCCACGTTTtacaacataatattaataatggtcATGTCCCGCATCATTAAGATTTTTAAAGTCCTCATtctcaataatttttgtttatatcaaattctaattaattcGTAAAACCATTTCATAAGGCTCCACTCCATCCCTCCAAGCAAATCATGATGCTCTTCAATCAATGAACCAATCACtcatatttaagaattttattagatttagagTACTAAGTTAATAAAGAGAACACAAATTCAgacaataatgttattattaagaaataaaaaggtACACatgaaatacaataaaaaaaaatacattttgttgaaatttataaaacgatatgtattaatattaagttatatatctatgatggtttatatagagatatcacaaattagtttgattaagaTATAAATGAATTGGATGTTTACAAACATCAAACACAAGTATATGAAAATCTTACTAACTTATAATAAGTCTATATAAGCCATCATAAATCTGTACCTTATTATTGATACTTCCTATCTATCAGAAATCtcgaaacaaatatttattttttgaaaaaatcgtctaaaatacaaaattctttCCTAGTAATGCTTGAtaaaatcattacttttttaactgttttaaataataaagtcttttaaaaataagagaataatgttaataaaagaaatcaaattaaTTGACTAAACAAGATAAAGAgtacaaatatgtttttttcgaGGAATAATTGTGTCCATCAGATGTTAATTCTaggaatgaaaaaattattccATTAACATTATTAACATTCTGAAAGAAGACCATTTAGAgaaattaatatacaatatttctcattttatgtagtaaatataataaaattaaaagcataaaaatagtgattgaaaaaaattaaaaattcataatgaAAGATTGATGAAGGAGTTAGAGAAGATGTGAGTACGAGGAAGAAAGTTATAACAActtctatatttatatagttctatagataatttcaaacacttgaatttatattaaaataatataataaataaaaataaaattgtataaatccTTTTCTAATCCTACATAGATTTTTGAAATACCTTTcatgtataatataaaatatgatttaattaattaataaaaattacttGTAATCCTACCTAGATTCATGAAATACcttttatgtataatataaaatattatttaattaattaattaataaaaaaatactttttatttagatagaaacatatttaatatttttaatttatttcccTGAATATCTcctaaaagttatttaattcagtaaacataaattttaaaatattattttactacGTAGAATAACATATTTAGTACTATTAAacctaataaattaatataaagaagagatgacttatttatttatttttaaaatgaaatattattaatatttaattatatatattaatatttggtaaaagttaaaattatattaaacctGTTATAATCATCTTAGattctagaaataaattttatttttttaatacaaattagaTGTaggtaatttattaaattgcaTATTTGTTTtagatagatatatatttaatactatTGATTAATTTCCATATATAGTTcctaaattaaactaaatttttgaTATAGTAACCatccattttaaaatatcaatatgctatataaaaaataaaatatttagtactATTAAACACCCTAAATTAACTTAAAGAAAAAgtgacttatatttttattttggaattgaaatattattaatatttgattacatattaatattatatatatatatatatgtttgtaaatagtgaatgtaaatttttttaagtatactCTAATATAACCATAATTTATcggaaaaaattgaaattgagatttaaagaattttaaaattaagtgtttcttttttagaattattttataatgtaaaagtttatttaatgtaatatcaatattatatgttatatttaattaaagattttttaaaattattatatatttatataatatattatatttaattgaagattttttaaaattattagtagaAATTAACTTAGGTGTGTACTTATTGGTTATCAttataaatcattcaaaaaaatatttaacttaaattaataaactaataaattaaaaaaattaataatatagaatcaTCTTTGTCTTGAagtctaaatttattttaaattgttaacaaAAATGAATAGAATAATCTCCCACTTGAATCaccataaaatataattataaaatctaattaattgaaattttaagatatatctataataagttatacaaaataattttaaggtaGTTAGAATTAGGTATATTTGGGTTAATATTAAAGCTTATTAAAATAGAGAAAATGTGATTAAAACGTTAAAATCACAAACATAGTAAAATCTAATAAACACAATATCGATATTAGACTATATAAATCATGAAGTTTACTATTATACTACAAAATATCTCAAACCTTGAAATACTTTAATTTCTTTGTCGTATTATGCAAAAATGTGAAATTCTTGAATGTATTTGTCGTATTCTGTATAAGTGTGAAACTCTTCAATTTCTTTGTCGTATTCGGTATATTTatgaaaatcattaatttttttatttctcaatttgtataagtgtgaaattaatatattttatttaaattagtaatagatCTGTATACTTATTGCGTGAATGTAAGGGTAAGTTTgagactttattattatttaaaaaataattaatttaattttcatttgtaATGATTAGTttttatagtatatattttgtaagagtAAGTAAATGGAGGTGGTTTGTTAATAGGTGATCCTTTTTTAAAACTTGAAatggttaattataaaattataagattataaatggTAATATTGGTGTTAAACTTACATTAAaccaaatattatatctaaactatttacaaaaataaacaaatttgtaaGTGAGGCTATCTTACCAActtagaatatatttttcaaaataatttatttgtttatacacttttgttagataaatttgaccggtcaataagaacttaacaaaacaaacttattgggcaggaacggtcaagaactctaaccggtcaagaaatcaagccgactagaagaagcaaatgacatATCTAAAACATGAAGCTATCTGGTTGAACTAAACAACCGGTAAACATAATCAGTTGAAGTGAAGCATACAATccaaatccaacgagaagactatttagagaaagaagtcaaggatatcaaattgagaacagtttacaaattggtgcaaacaaatACTTTGAGTATATACATAAGAttacatcaaaggatcagactgtgacattgccatattcatacaagtctgatgatacgctacaggctgcagaagattgcctaaagaaaagttaccattttggtataagtcatAGGAGCAACTtcccaggtgcaggcaactgtccaaccgacaattgCTATAATCAAGTAAAGACAAATGAAGTCGGTCTGATTCATGTCTTGGAAACcaaaaccgcatttaatgctatgttgatcctctgctcaaccaatcaaattcaagaattgccctgaaggtatccgttgaagaaatgtgatcattgacacatttcacctataaaaggagaagctgaagaagcaGAGTTGTGAGCGAACAAGTTACGAAGTTACAAAGTGATCAAAAGCTcttatctctctaaaagattcaaagcttaagtgtgcatttgtgaagtgtattacaattcctCTGAGAGTTGTAAGAGTaattatcgagcagtaaataagactcgatcgtgtattatgtgtgagtattccttagtgaatatccttctcgttgtttgagaagaaggggtgacgtaggagttttatctccgaacatccataaaaacttgtgtcTTGTGCTCTATTTCCTATAGGCTCCATATTTGAACCGACTCATATCATCCTAACCGCCTCACTAATCTTCAAACTGATATTCTCCAAATCTCATCTCTATCCATCctttgtgtgtgttgcttcaatctgaaacaaactacttccgcacttgaactcggttcaagggtttgtgacagcttgtgtagtattgaaaccgatgttaatttttaaccggattagcgccaaccgttgagtgttatTAGAGAttatcctttagccggaccccggtccactatcgtcgatctagatcctaacaattggtatcagagcggtcAGTTTCAAAACTCAAGCAACACGgagcaagcaagcatgtctttcagcgaaaagcctccaatgctagaaggagaCGATTTCGCTAACTGGAAAATATGCATGCATCTGCACTAGttactatggatgatgagatgacattCATTCTGTCTGATaaaccgataaagattgagaaagacatAAAGGAATGGACAACTGATGATAAaaggagaaacaatctggataatcacTGCAGAAGCCACATCTTCAAGTCTCTGGATAGAAACACTTTCAGTATGGTCAGAGAATGCAAAACTGCAAAGGAGGCATGTGAAATGGTGATTCAACTCCATGAGGGAAAtaaaagaaccaaggaaaacaagataatggtagcTACCCAGaattttgaaaacatcaaaatgAAGCCAGGTGAAACCATGAAGGAGTTTAGTGATCGATTCACAAATGTGGTAAATGAATTGTCGGTTCTCGGaaataaatatgataacaaggaaataatcatcaaagctttgagatctctccCTAGtacatgggatataaagacgatggtgatgagagaatcaaactgcctagacaagatgaagctacacgatgtattttaggatctgaaggcatatgagtttgaaatgagatccaggATCGAAAATGAAGTATCAACGTCAACCGCTATTAAGGCACTAGTCACATCCATAGAACCAGCAACTACTGTACCAATCAAATCCGCAAAACAATTCTCTGAGGATGCAATGACAATGCTTGCAaagaagtttggcagattcatgaagaaaagccaaccgacaaaaactacaactataactacggtgataaatctaatattaggtgttataactgtgatggtttggGACATtacaggtgggaatgcagaaagccAAGATGGGATGACTggaaaccggatgatcagaaccaaagaaacaactacCCACAAACCGGTAAAGGaaaggaaattcagaaagcaataatagccgatgatggagaaAGTCCATGGGCTCatagtgacagcgatgatgaaatctcttgcgtcatggcaaatgaagaacaggtatttgatttttcttgtgaagaatttactagaGATGACTTAGTTACTTCACTAAATGccatggtagtagagtataaaCATCTATCAACTATAGTACCAACCCGGCTTAACTTTGGAACCGACCCTATAGCACCAGCCCGACCCAACCTTGAAACTGATAGTGCTCAACCCGATGAGATCATAGAAATTGAGGcaacacctgaactatcctctgagaatgaacaactcaaggagtcagttcaagagttgaccgaagaagaagatgaacgaaCTAAGTATTTAATGGAAgcatggaagagatctagtgaagtAGTTAGTAAAATGGCGAGCTATCGAAGATCCAATAAGTGTAAATTTGGTCTCGGTTACGATAGTAAAACACCCACCCAACACAAATCCTCCAACAGATTGAATCTCACCAAAGAcaagcttccattcataagctttgtcaagagctcttcaaccaacaCCGAATCATCTCATGATTCAAAACTAGCTAAGGAAATAAcatatgtaggtccaaccgacaCAGCCAAATGGTTTCGTCCTGAGAGAAGAAAAACTACTCAACTAAATAATAAGTACCCATACTATACCGACCAAATCTCATCTCCACATCACAAGGTAACAAGAAGTAGACAGAAACACACCAAACCTAGAGCATGTAGAACCATCAAAACCATCTTTAGGAAAATTATGcgaataatcaaagtatggatatCCAAGAGACTAATTAACcatggacccaagtaaatgtgggtaccaaatagttgtaactATGTGTATTTTACAGGTTATGAAaaaaacggctaggaaactctgagtggtacctggacagcggttgcACCAGACATATGATTGGAAATAGCAATCTTCTGACCGACATCAAAGTAGAAGTCGGTTCAATGATAGTTTTTGatgacaactcaagaggtagaactgtgggcaatgattagattgtccatggtaatttaacgaTTAACAATttacttcttgttgaaaatttacatttcaatttgctaagtattagtcaaatgtgtgtcgctggatatactgtagaatttcatagatgtgcatgtttagttaaagattCTCAGGGTAGCacattactaaccggaaataggctaggaaatatctacaaggtagacttgaataatgaaattgaatatCCTGTTTGTATGGTAGCTAGAAATGATCAAatctggctgtggcataaaatattaaaccatctaaacttcaaaaatataaactatattcgcactaaaaagttagttgaaggaattcctgacataagatttaataaagaaaaagtgTATTCAGAATGtaaaatgggtaaacaaattaaatcaacctTTAATAGCAAATAAAACATCCAGTCTAGCCAATGTCTggaacttcttcacatggagCTATTTagaccgattagggtcaccaACTTAGGCGgtatgcattacactatggttgttattgatgattactctagatatatgGGTCATATTTCTGGTATCCAAAGGTGACACCGCATATAATTTgattacactgcttaaacgtttacaaaatgagaaatcaacacgtataaataccattagaagtgatagaggaaccgaatttacaaatagtactttaaatgcatttcttgaggaatctggcattagacacgagttgtctagtgctagaactcctcaacagaacgacctagctgagagaagaaattgaactctcaaggaagccgcgaggtctatgatagccgattcgggtattgctcaaaaaatttttgggctgaagctatcagtactgcatgttatacacaaaactgGTTTATGATTAACAAGCATCGCAATAAAACACCatatgaagtatactttgatagagTTCCTAACATTCAGTACCttaggattttcggttgtaaatgttacattcacataaatggccaAAATTACTTaactgtttttgatgcaaaatctgatgttgggataatgctaggatactcagcggttagtaaggcatatagagtatataatactattaCTTCaaccgtggaagaatctcttcatgttgtattcgatgaatcgattgaaagtaacactacatcatcctttgatctataCAACAGATTGGTAAATCaaaatatccattctgatagtgatgatgaaatTCCAGTTTTCAGacgatttgtccatgaccaaatgggtattGTTGAATCTCAGTCGGATCAAGCTGCCAAatagcaggaagctgacaccttaGTCTTAACTAAGGAAATCGGTAGGTCTGACATTATTGTTCAGCCTACTGAtgtgtctagccttgatcaaataaccggtaatttggtagacatctcTAAACTGGatttcaaaaggaacataaatcatcctcttgagATTATTATAGGTAACCCTTCACTACCCATCCAAACGAGGCAACAATTACTGGAAGAATATataaactctgctttcatatcccagattgagccgaaaaaggtggatgaagcattgttggatccggattggatcttagaatgcaagaagagttaaactagtttgagagtaataaagtctggtacttagttcctaaACCAAAAGTTCAACCAGTTatcggaacaagatgggtattcagaaataagctcaatgaaaacggtttggttacgaggaacaaagctagattagtggcaca is drawn from Impatiens glandulifera chromosome 3, dImpGla2.1, whole genome shotgun sequence and contains these coding sequences:
- the LOC124930253 gene encoding uncharacterized protein LOC124930253: MDDEMTFILSDKPIKIEKDIKEWTTDDKRRNNLDNHCRSHIFKSLDRNTFSMVRECKTAKEACEMVIQLHEGNKRTKENKIMVATQNFENIKMKPGETMKEFSDRFTNVVNELSVLGNKYDNKEIIIKALRSLPSTWDIKTMVGMQKAKMG